The DNA region ACAGCAATGATATCGGTATTTTACTGATTGGAGGCTTCTCATACGAGCGGCATGGGTTTCGTAAGGAACCGTATGCTTTCCGCGAAGAATTTTTGACCAATTATTCACTGGGGCGTAAATCATTTTTGTTTACCTATACCGCCGACTGGAAAAAAGCAATCGGTGAAAACGACCTGAAGATCAACCTGCTTTCGCGAGGGCCAAGCAACCTGAGCAATTTTTTCGGAATTGGGAATAACACCGTTTTTGAAAATAAGGACGACAGGAAGATCTCGTACTATCGTAACCGCTATGACTATGTTACCGGCGACGTTTCCCTGCACCGCAGTTTTGGAGACCTACATGTAAGCGCCGGCATTGCGGGCCAATTTTACAACAGCAAAGCATCAAACAATACCGAACGATTTTTGAATGGATATAATGCCGCGTTTCCGGATGAGAAGGTATTTGGGACTAAGGTCTACGGCGGCTTAACAGCTAATGCAACGGTTGACACGCGGAATAAACTGATCATCCCAACACAAGGCATTTTGTGGACAACCACCGCAAGCGGCTTTAGCGGCGGCGGTTCTGGAAGTTATAACACCTACGGGCAGGTATTGTCTGAGTTTAGTTTCTATTTAAATCCCGACAAGGACTCGGTATTGGTAATAGCTAACCGAACAGGATTAGGTACTACGGTAGGTAACGCAGCCTATTTTCAGCAGATGAAACTTGGCGGGGCACAAAATTTCCGGGGTTTTCATACCAACAGGTTTACCGGTCGTACCATAGCCTATAACAATCTTGAACTTCGACTGAAAGTGCTTGATTTTACTTCATACCTGCTCCCCGGCTCATTCGGCCTGATCGGCTTTAATGATGTAGGCAGGGTGTGGGTGCCGGGAGAATCATCGGATAGGTGGCATGATGGCTATGGCGGTGGTTTGTATATCATCCCTGCTCAGCTGGTATTGATTGAGGCTGTAATGGGCTTTTCAAAAGAAGGATCGTTGCCTTATATATCTATTGGGTTTAGGTTTTAGATGAAGAAACGCCCGTTCAAGCGTCCACGCTTGAATGATTTTTTTGCAGGAGCGTCCACGCTCGTGGTTAAATGTTAAGCGTGGACGCTCAACATATGGCATGGGTTCAAGCAGAGGACGCTTGAACCTGCTAAGATTGGACATGTTAAAAGCGTTCAGCTTTAGCTAAATTAACCGCATTTTTTGGTGGCTCTGTTCTGTCAGTACCTTTCGTTTAATTTAAAGTTTGAGCAAAAAATCCAGAAAAACAGCCAAAAATCACCAAAAAACAGGGGGAATAAAGTGCTTTTTTGAAACGCATGTTTTTTATTCTTAAAAGTTTTATCCATTGATTATCAGATATTAGTGGTGTTTCGCGAGATATATTAAATCATTGATTTTCAGTTTGTTTCATTTTTAAGGTGTTTCGTGTTTTTACACTCAAAAAATGGAACAGTTAAAAAACGTCGTCTGCATTATTTCATTTTTTTATGGAGAATGGCGATTTTGGGACAGGCTCTTTTTTACAATTCTCCCATAAAAATAATTACACTATCAGTCCCATAGATTACCTGCTTTTATATATTTGCATATGAATCACCTCATAGCACCATCTATCTTAGCGGCCGATTTTGCCAACCTGCAACGCGATATTGAAATGATCAATAACAGCGAAGCCGACTGGATCCACGTTGATATTATGGATGGCATGTTTGTTCCAAATATCTCTTTTGGCTTTCCCGTTGTAAGTGCTGTAAAAAAACACGCCACCAAGCCGCTTGACGTACACCTGATGATAGTTGACCCCGATCGTTACCTTAAGGCGTTTAAAGATGCCGGAGCCGATAGTATTACTGTGCACCAGGAAGCTTGTCCGCATTTGCACCGCACCGTTCAGGCTATTAAGCAATTAGGCTGTAAAGCGGCTGTCGCCATTAACCCGGCTACCCCTGTATTTATGCTGGAGGATATTGTCGCCGACCTGGATATGGTTTTGATCATGTCGGTTAATCCGGGTTTCGGGGCTCAGCACTTTATTGATAATACTTATAAAAAGATCAAAGAACTCAGGACACTAAGTGCCGAAAAAAATCCTGACCTGCTTATTGAGATTGACGGTGGGGTAGATGCCAATAATGTAGCAAAACTGATAGAAGCCGGTGCAAATGTATTCGTTGCGGGCACTTCAGTGTTCTCTTCGGCCAACCAGGTGGCCGCAATTTCAAAACTCAAACATCCCTAAAAGTTATTATAATGATAATAATTAAACCAGCCTTGTAGGGTTAGTTTAATTATTTGCAATCAAAGGCCCGTTTGTTGATTAATTGTATATTTTTTCAAAAAATGTAAATAATGTCTATATATTTTGTCAAATTAATTAACTTCGGCCCAACAAAATACAAACTTCCTAATAGTGTATTTAGAACCTACAATTCGTTAATATTATGAAACATAATTTTGGTGCCGGACCTGGCATTCTACCACACGAAGTTTTAAAGCAAGCTTCAGAAGCAGTTATTGATTTTAATGGTACTGGACTCTCTTTGCTTGAAATTTCGCACCGATCAAAAGAGTTTGAGGCCGTTTTAGACGAAGCTGTTAGCCTGGTAAAAGAATTATTCAACGTTCCTGAAGGTTATTCGGTATTGTTTCTGCAAGGTGGCGCCAGCACCCAATTTGCTTTAGCTCCTTACAACCTGTTACCAGAAGGCGGCAAAGCTGCTTATGTGGAAACCGGTGTTTGGGCTAACAAAGCTTTAAAAGAAGCCAAATATTTTGGCGAAGTACAAATTGTAGCTTCATCAAAAGAGGCCAACTTTACTTACATCCCTAAGGATTTTCAAATCCCGGCTGATGCTGCTTATATTCACATTACTTCTAACAATACCATTTACGGTACACAGTTGCAGGAGTTCTTTAAATCGCCAATTCCGGTGGTTTGCGATATGTCGTCAGATATTTTCAGCCGCGTGGTTAACGTTGCCGATTTTGGTTTGATCTATGCCGGTGCTCAGAAAAACATGGGCCCTGCAGGTGTTACTTTGGTTATCGTAAAGGATGATTTGCTGGGTAAAACCGGTCGCAAAATCCCTGCAATGTTTAACTACCAAACTCAAATTGAAGGTGGTTCAATGTACAACACTCCTCCGGTATTTGCTATCTACGTATCAATGCTTACCCTTAAGTGGTTAAAAGCAAAAGGCGGTGTGCCGGCAGTTGAACAGGAAAACATTACTAAAGCACGTGTACTTTACGAAGAAATTGACCGCAACCCTTTGTTCAAAGCAGTGGCCGCTGTTGAAGACCGCTCAAAAATGAACGTTTGCTTCGTAATGGAAAACCCTGAACTGGAAAAACCATTCCTGAAACTTGCTGAAGAACGCGGTATAGTAGGCATTAAAGGCCACAGGAGTGTAGGAGGTTTCCGTGCCTCAATTTACAACGCATTGCCAATAAGCAGCATCTATGTGCTGATTGACGTAATGCAGGAATTTGCTGAAAAGAATAAATAATTTATTTCATTAGGTCATTGAGTCATTATGTCATTTTTATGGCAATGACTCAATGACCTGATGACTCAATGACCAAATAAGATGATCAAAATATTAGCTAATGACGGTATCGACCCGATAGGTAAGAAAATGCTGGAAGATGCCGGCTTTTTCGTTGATACCAACAATATCCCACAGGACGAGCTTCCTGAAAAATTAAAAAACTATGATGCTATTACTGTACGTAGTGCAACAAAAGTACGTAAGGCATTAATCGATGCTACCCCTAACCTGAAATTGATCGGTCGCGGTGGTGTAGGTGTTGATAATATTGATGTTGATTATGCCAAAGAAAAAGGCATTGGTGTTTACAACACGCCAGCATCTTCTTCATTATCAGTTGCTGAATTGGTATTCGCCAGCTTATTTGGAGCTGTACGCTTTTTGCCTGATAGCAACCGTAAAATGCCTGTTGATGGTGGTACCAAATTTAACGACCTGAAAAAAGCTTATGCTAAAGGCGTTGAGCTTCGCGGTAAAACTTTAGGTATCGTAGGTTTTGGTCGTATCGGCAGGGAAGTAGCTAAAATAGCTATCGGTGTTGGTATGGATGTTTTGGCTTATGACCTTTTTGATTTCAACCCTGAGCTGGATCTTGTTTTAGGCGGTGGCACTACTGTTAAAGTATCTGTAAAAAAATCGACGCTTGAGGAAATCATCACTACTGCTGATTTTATTACTTTACACACTCCATTTATCGACAAAGCTCTTTTTGGTGCTGAGGAATTGGCTAAAACTAAAAAAGGTGTTGGCCTGGTAAACATCTCACGCGGTGGTTTAATTGATGAACTCGCTTTGGTTGACGCTTTAAACAGCGGCCAGGTTTCATTTGCAGCACTTGACGTTTTTGACAATGAACCAACCCCACGTGCCGAGATCTTGACCCATCCAAAAATTTCCCTGACCCCACACATTGGTGCTGCTACCAATGAGGCCCAGGAAAGGATTGGTGTTGAGCTTGCGAGCTTAATTATCGGGCATTTCAAAAAAGCATAACACGAATTTGCTATAATTAGAGCGAATACAAACTATAAAACAAACGGCACGAATTGATGAAATTCGTGCCGTTTGTTTTATATATCTTATGTAATTGCGGGCGTAGCACGGCAATCGCATGCTATACAGGGCCGCTATGCTTCCGTACGATTGCTTCGATCACTGCCGCGGGTTTCGCGCGGCGTAACCCGTGGTTTAAAATAGTTTGAGTTTTCAACTCAAGTGGAAAGGGGCTAAAGTTGAAAACTTTAGCCATAGGCAGCCACGGGTTACGCTGCGCTAAACCCGCGGCAGATATTACTTATAATTTGTGTAATTCGCTTTAATTCGGGAGTGTTCGTGTTATATAATATACGACACACCTTTCTCCGGTAAAGTCACTCCATAACCTTCTTTCTCAAGATCATTGGCTAACAGTTGCATACTTTCACCTTCGCCATGCACCAGGAATATGTGTTTGAGCTTTGCTTTATCAATGGCTTTTACGGTATTCATCAGGTCGTCATGGTCGCCGTGGGCACTTAGTACGTCGGTTTGTTTAATGGTGGCATAAACGGCCAGTTCACGGTCTTTAATGTGGACAATGGAATCTCCCCGCAATAAACGATGACCTAATGTACCTTTCGCACAATAGCCTATGAAAAGAATGGTGGCGTAATAGTTTTGGATATTGTAAAAAAGATGGTCCTGGATGCGGCCGCCTTCAAGCATTCCTGCGGATGAGATAATGACACAAGGCTCCCAGTAATTGGAAATTTGCCGGCTGTCCTTCAGCGTTTCTACATAGGTAAGGTTATCAAACTCAAATTCATCACCGCGTTTTTGGTAAAACTCCTGGGCTTCCTGGTTTACGTGGTTATGGTATTTCCTGAATACTTCGGTAGCCTGTGTAGCCATCGGACTATCAACAAAAACTTTAACCGGCGGCAGTAAGCCGGTACTGAAGACCTTGTTCAACGTATAAACCAGTGATTGTGTACGCCCGATGCTGAATGCCGGAATGATCAAACGGCCCTGCTCTTTAATACAGGCTTTTTCAATAACCTCTATCAGGGTTTGCTCAACCGTTTTATCCTTACTGTGGTAGCGGCCACCATAGGTTGCTTCCGAAACCAGGAAATCAACAGGAGGGAGCGGCTGCGGATCATTCAATACCGGATAATTTTTCCTGCCGATATCGCCGGTAAAGGCTATTGATTTTTCTTCGCCTTTATCATTTACTTTAAATACGGCTGCCGCCGCACCTAACAGGTGGCCTACCGGTACAAAAGTCAATTCGATATCGCCGGTAATTCTAAACGGTTTGTTAAATCCTATGGTAACAAAGCGTTCCACTGTATCCATAACATGTTTTTGCATGTATAATGGTTGGGCATGGGTATTAAATTTGCCCCTGCCGCGTTTGTGATGGCCGCCTTTGCTTGCTGCTTTGCGCATGAAGATATTTACAGAATCGAGCAAAAGTAATTCTGTTAAATCTGCCGTAGGAGGGGTGCAAAGGATCTGCCCTTCAAAACCTAAACGGATCAAGGTAGGCAGGTTGCCTGAGTGATCGATATGGGCATGGGTAAGTACTACCACGTCAATGTCTTCGGGCCGAAAAGGAAAGTTTTCGTTAGATATGATACTGCGGTCTTTTTCATAATCAAGCCCGCAATCCACTAAGATTTTATATTGTCCAACCTCGAGCAAATGCATGCTCCCGGTTACTTGTCGGGCCGCGCCGTGTATAGTTAGTTTCATTGTTTTAAGTCTATAGTCCATAGATAATGGGCCATAGTGCTCTTATTCCTTTATGATTTCGTTAAATATCGATTATTTATTTTAAAATATAGCTATCGACTATTGTCTGTTAGCTGTTTTGAGTCTCAAACTGAAGCTGACTCAGGTAGCGATAAAGGCCCTGTTCATTATTAATAAGTTCGAGGTGGCTGCCGCTTTCAACAATATTGCCTTTTTCTATCACTACTATTTTGTCTGCCTCGCGAATAGTTGAAAGGCGGTGGGCGATGATGATAGAAGTGCGGTCTTTCATTAATTCTTCGAGGGCTTCCTGTACCAGGCGTTCCGATTCTGAATCTAATGAAGATGTGGCTTCATCCAGGATCAGGATGGCAGGGTTTTTAAGCAGGGCCCTTGCAATAGCAATGCGCTGGCGCTGCCCGCCAGATAGTTTAACACCACGCTCGCCCACAATCGTTTCATAACCTTCGGGGAAGGACGATATGAACTGATGCGCGTTAGCTCGTTTAGCAGCCTGTATAATATCTTCTTTTGAAGCATTTAAACGCCCATACGCAATATTTTCCATAATGGTGCCGCCAAATAGCAAAACATCCTGCGGAACGATGGCCACCTGGTTACGGATATCGGTAAGAGAATAGTTATCGGCAGGCTTGCCATCAAATAAAATGCTGCCGCTTTGCGGATGATAAAATTGCAGGATCAGCGAGGCCATAGTTGATTTGCCCGAACCGCTTGGCCCAACAATAGCTACCCGCTGCCCGGCATCGGCATTAAATGAAATTCCTTTTAATACGGTGATCTCCTGGCGGGAAGGGTAGGCAAATACAACATTATCAAAAGCGAGATCACCTTTGATCGGTTGTTTGACATTATTATCGCTCTCGACTATGGAAATCTCTTCGCCCTGCTCGGCAAGGATCTCCAATACACGCTCGCTTGCACCCACTGCTTTTTGCAGGTTGGCGTACAGATCAGGGAAACTGCCCATGGCGGCGCCCGCGAAAATCGAATACATGATGAATTTTGTTAACCCGCCGAAAAGCAATTCGTGATTATGAACTAAAACGGAACCGTACCATATAACCGCCACAAAAGTACCGAATAGGAAAAATACGATAAATGAAGCAAATATTCCCCTGAACTTAGCTCCCTTAACAGCAATATTAACTACCTGTCTTAATATTTTGTCATATCGGGAAGCTTCATATGATTCATTTACAAATGCTTTTACATTGGCGATACCTTGTAAAGTTTCTTCAACAATAACATTTGATTCGCCAAGTTTATCCTGGGCCTGTCTTGATAGTTTGCGTATAAATCTGCCGAATACAACTGCAAAGGCGACTAAAAACGGAAGTATAGCTAATACAGCAAGGGTTAGTTTAGGCGAAACGATAGCAAGAAAAACAACACTGCCAATCATGATCACCCCTTGTCGAACAATTTCGGCAATTGTGGTAGTTAGCGTATCCTGTATTTGAGAAAGGTCCGCTGAAATTCGGCTGTTCAATTCACCAACTCTGCGATTAGCGAAAAAGTTCATTGGAAGGGTAACAAGTTTGAAATAGGTATCGCGACGGATATCAGCCAATGATTTTTCAGAAACTTGCACAAACCATAAGATCCTGAAAAACGAAATGATAGCCTGTATGAACAATAAAATCATACCTGCAAGACCAATAGCGCCTATACTATGCGGCAAAAAAGGATAATCAAATTTATCTTGAGATGCGTTAATAAGAGAACCAAGAATAGTTGGGAATGCTAATCCAACCAGGCTTGATACAAAGAGGAATATCATTCCTGCTATAAATTTCCAACGATAGGGTTTAAGGTAAGTGAGCAGTTTAGCTACGTTACGCAGGCTGCTCCGGTTTATTTTTGCTTTAGGTAATTCTGCTTCGGCCTTGCTGCCACTGTTCAGTCGTCCTCTTGCCATGTATGCGTTTGAATGTTATAAACCGCGAATTTACGCTTTAACACGGTTCTTTTTAACAAGCAGAAACAAAATTGACGCAATCATGAAAAGTATCACTAATACAAATATGTTTTGCCGGGTTTTGAAGTGCTCTTCTGAATTGTTTAACTGTTGTTTAAGATGCGCATTTTGTTGCCTTAACCTGTTAATTACCTGTATATAACCGGCAGCTGTAGTTTCTGCCTCCTTGCTGTGGCTTTGGATCTGCCTTTGCTGAAAATCACGGTATTCAAGCAGTATCTTGAGCTCTTTAAAAATTGCATCATCTGTTTTAGCGATATCCATCAGGATGCCGGCCGAACGTCGGACATCACCTTTGGTTTGAAAGCCGAAAATGCCGGTATGCTGGCCCAGGCTTTGGTCATATTGCCCGAATTTTTGTTTACGGGCCGCCAGCATATTATTTATTTTTTTACGCTGAAGCTGGTAAGCTACCGAATCGGAGTTAACAGAGCTTTGGGCCGATGCCCAACCGGTTGTTATCAAGCAAAATAAAAAAATCAGTACAGTTTTTTTCATTTATATAAATTACCTTATTGAAATTCAATGATCACCTTATCATTCAGGTTCAGGCCCAGAAGGCCACTTGCATTGCCTTTATTTATGGCAATTTCCAAATGGTCGCTGATACCAAACAAACAAAGTTTTTCGCCAACGGGTACTTCATTATAATGCCAGCTTAAATGGTTTATGGTTTCGTTGCGCTTAAAATTGAGCACAAAACGCCTGCCTTGCTGCACACTGTTAAAAAACTCCTTGGTTATATTGGTTATCACATTCTGAAATGAATCGATATAAATTACAACACCTTTGATCATGTTTTTTTCAATAACAGGCTGCAAATTCATTTTGTTTTCAATATCGCTCACCGGCAGGCCTATTTCATCCAGTTTGCCGCCTTTGGCTAAATGACAGGCCGTTTTAACAAAGATATCGGCCAGGGGGAAGTGGAGGAATTTAAGGTCCTGCATAATGTTGATCTCAACTATCTCTTCAGGCTCCTGGTCAAACATCAGCGAAAAAATACCGTTATCAGCCCCCACAAAGTAGTGCTTTTTGTAGCGGATAGCGAGGTATTTGGTATGGTCATTATAAACGGTGTCAATACCTATAAGGTGTACGGTATCTTCCGGAAAATAATGAAAGCTGTTTTTAAGTATAAAGGCGGCCTGCTGTACATTAAAGGCCGCAACACTGTTGGTAATATCAACAATATTTACTGTAGGCAACAATTTGTAGATACTGCCTTTTAACGCAGCCTGGTAAATATCTTTGTCGCCTAAATCAGTAGTTAATGTTATAATTGCCATTAATTTTATAAATATTTATTGCTAATCTTGTAGTAGCATTTGAAGCTACAAATATTCAATTTTTAATTCATAAAAATCCGTAACTAAAAAATCAAATTAGTATTGAACGAACTTAAGCTATCAATTGAAAACGTAAACCCTGCGGTACTGTGGGGGCCTAATAATGATCATTTTGAGATCATTAAGAAACAATACCCCAAGCTTAAAATAGTTGCCCGCGGCAGTGAAGTGAAGGTTTTGGGCGATGATAACGAACTGAATATTTTCCAGGAAAAATTTTCCCATCTGATAAATCATGTTGAGAAATTTGAAAATCTCAACATAACTGATCTCGAGCGGATCCTTGGTTCGAAGGTTAATAATGCAGCTACATCTGAACCTGTTACTGCCGATAAGTTTGCGAGTGGCGAAGTGATTGTGTTTGGGCCTAACGGCGTAATGGTAAGGGCACGTACCACCAATCAGCGCCGCATGGTTGATAGTATTAACAAAAGCGATATCCTTTTTGCAATCGGGCCTGCGGGTACCGGTAAAACGTATACCGCGGTGGCATTGGCCGTAAGGGCACTTAAAAACAAAGAGATTAAACGCATTATACTAACCCGCCCGGCGGTTGAAGCAGGGGAGAACCTTGGTTTTTTACCCGGCGACCTTAAAGAAAAGATCGACCCATACCTGAGGCCTTTATATGATGCGCTTGATGATATGATCCCGGCCGAAAAACTGAAGGTTTACCTGGAGAACCGTACCATTGAGATTGCACCGCTGGCCTTTATGCGTGGCCGTACCCTTGATAACTGTTTTGTTATTTTGGACGAAGCCCAGAATGCCACCGATATGCAGCTTAAGATGTTCCTGACACGTATGGGGCCATCAGCTAAATTTATTGTAACCGGCGACGTAACACAGATTGATTTGCCGAAAAAACAACAATCAGGCCTGCATACCGCACTAAGGATATTGACCGATATCAAAGGTATTGAAATAGTATACCTGAGCGGCGAAGACGTAGTAAGGCACAAATTAGTACGTAAGATATTAGAAGCTTACGGAGATATACAGTAATTTAAGTTTAGTTCATAGTTCATAGTTGATGGTTCATGGTAATAATGCAAATCGGCTATGAACTATGAACTATCAACCATGAACTAAAAAATGAACTCAATAAAAGAAACACATTTCAGCTTTCCGGGGCAAACGGCTTTTTACAAGGGGAAAGTACGCGATGTTTATACGATAGATAATAAATACCTGGCCATGGTTGTTACCGACCGGATTTCGGCCTTTGATGTTGTACTGCCCGAAGCCATTCCTTTTAAAGGACAGGTGCTTAACCAAATTGCGGCCCGGTTTTTAGAAGCGACGGCCGATATTGTTCCCAATTGGGTTATTTCGGTTCCGGACCCAAGCGTTACTATTGGCCGCATTTGCGAGCCGTTTAAGGTGGAGATGGTGATCCGCGGTTATCTTGCCGGTCATGCCGCTCGGGAGTATAGCACAGGCAAGCGCCACGTATGTGGTGTATTGTTGCCCGAAGGTTTAAAAGAAAATGATATCCTGCCCCAACCTATTATTACGCCAACCACCAAAGCATCAGTAGGGCATGACGAGGATATTTCACGCGAGGAGATCCTGTCGAGGGGTATCGTATCCGAAGAAGATTATGTAAAACTTGAAGCTTATACTCAGGCGCTATTTAAACGTGGTACCGAAATAGCAGCCAAACAAGGCTTAATACTGGTAGATACTAAGTATGAGTTCGGTAAGGTTGACGGTCAGATTTATCTGATCGATGAGATCCATACACCCGATTCATCAAGGTATTTTTATAAAGAAGGCTACGAGGGGCGCCAGCAAAAAGGCGAGCCTCAAAAACAGCTTTCAAAAGAGTTTGTACGCAAATGGCTTATCGAAAACGGTTTCCAGGGCAAAGATGGACAGGTAGTACCTGTTATGACCGAAGAGATTGTTAATTCGATATCTGAGCGTTATATAGAGCTTTATGAACAGATCACAGGCGAGGCATTTGTTAAGCCTGCCGAAGGGAATGTATTAGCCCGCGTTGAAACAGCAATTAATAACGCGTTGAGCGTTATGTAATTTTAAAATATCCATAAAATATTTATCTTAGCTTATTAAATTTAATAAGAATGAAATTTACTGTAGATAAACATGAGAAATATATATTATTGAAACTTAATGAATCAAAATTAAATTCAATAGTAACGCCTCAGTTAAAATCAGAACTGATTTTGATCAATACAGAGGGGCAGCGCAACATCATTCTCGACTTGTCGCAGGTGAAATATGCCGATTCATCAGGCTTAAGCAGTTTGTTGGTTGGTCACCGCTTGTGTAAAAATGCTACGGGTTCATTTATTTTGGCGGGTTTAAATGACGCAGTTGCGCGTTTAATAACCATATCACAATTGGATAATGTATTAACCATTGTCCCAACCGCCGAAGAGGGCGTCGATCTTATTTTTATGGAAGAGATTGAAAAGGAATTAAAAAAGGAAGCAAGATAAACCATTTGATTGTTTACCTATTATGAAATTTGAGGTAACAATACTTGGCAGCAGCTCCGCAACCCCCATCTTTAACAGAAATCCTACTTCACAGGTGCTCAATATCAATGAGCGCCTGTATTTAATAGACTGCGGCGAAGGCACTCAGCAACAAATGCTCCGTTTTGATATCAAAGCCAGTCGCATTGATCATATTTTTATAAGTCATCTTCACGGCGATCATTATTTAGGCCTGGTTGGTTTATTATCATCCATGCACCTTAACGGTCGTAAAAAGGCGCTTAAACTGGTATGCCCCGTGCAGTTGAAAGAAATAATTGATCTGCAATTAAGATATTCAGATACCGAACTGCAATTCCCTGTTGAATATATATTTACCAATGCCCAACAAAGTGAAGTGGTGATCAATAATAGTGATGTTGTAGTTGAAACGATACCACTTGATCACCGCATTGCCTGTACCGGCTTTTTGTTTAAGGAAAAGAAAAGACTTCGTAAACTTATTAAGGAGAAAATAGAAAGTCTCGACATCCCGGTTGCTTATTATTCGGTATTGAAAAAAGGGGGGGATTATACTGATGAAAAAGGCAAAGTTTACAAAAATGAAGAGCTAACTATCGATTCGGCCGAGCCTAAAACCTATGCCTACTGCTCCGATACGATGTATAATGAAAACTATTTCGGCCAAATCGCCAACGCCACATTGCTTTATCACGAGGCTACTTTTTTAAATGATATGCTCGACCGGGCAGTTATAACCCATCACACCACCGCGTTGCAAGCCGGAGAGATAGCACTGAAAACCAACGCCAAAAAACTGCTCATAGGCCATTTTTCGGCCCGTTATAAAACCCTGAA from Mucilaginibacter sp. SJ includes:
- a CDS encoding phosphoribosylaminoimidazolesuccinocarboxamide synthase, with translation MNSIKETHFSFPGQTAFYKGKVRDVYTIDNKYLAMVVTDRISAFDVVLPEAIPFKGQVLNQIAARFLEATADIVPNWVISVPDPSVTIGRICEPFKVEMVIRGYLAGHAAREYSTGKRHVCGVLLPEGLKENDILPQPIITPTTKASVGHDEDISREEILSRGIVSEEDYVKLEAYTQALFKRGTEIAAKQGLILVDTKYEFGKVDGQIYLIDEIHTPDSSRYFYKEGYEGRQQKGEPQKQLSKEFVRKWLIENGFQGKDGQVVPVMTEEIVNSISERYIELYEQITGEAFVKPAEGNVLARVETAINNALSVM
- a CDS encoding STAS domain-containing protein produces the protein MKFTVDKHEKYILLKLNESKLNSIVTPQLKSELILINTEGQRNIILDLSQVKYADSSGLSSLLVGHRLCKNATGSFILAGLNDAVARLITISQLDNVLTIVPTAEEGVDLIFMEEIEKELKKEAR
- a CDS encoding ribonuclease Z gives rise to the protein MKFEVTILGSSSATPIFNRNPTSQVLNINERLYLIDCGEGTQQQMLRFDIKASRIDHIFISHLHGDHYLGLVGLLSSMHLNGRKKALKLVCPVQLKEIIDLQLRYSDTELQFPVEYIFTNAQQSEVVINNSDVVVETIPLDHRIACTGFLFKEKKRLRKLIKEKIESLDIPVAYYSVLKKGGDYTDEKGKVYKNEELTIDSAEPKTYAYCSDTMYNENYFGQIANATLLYHEATFLNDMLDRAVITHHTTALQAGEIALKTNAKKLLIGHFSARYKTLNELLDEAKINFPSTELAIEGKTFFIE